In Polynucleobacter arcticus, the following proteins share a genomic window:
- a CDS encoding 4a-hydroxytetrahydrobiopterin dehydratase: protein MIKPNLLANDFDFAKTLPEWQVNQSNPALVRVFEFKDFKSAFQFMTLCADFAEELGHHPDWSNSWNKVSVSLSTHSMKALTELDTTMASAMDQFALQIAGQ from the coding sequence TTGATTAAGCCAAATTTACTTGCAAACGATTTTGATTTTGCAAAGACCTTACCTGAGTGGCAAGTGAATCAAAGCAATCCTGCGCTAGTGCGGGTATTTGAATTTAAAGACTTTAAGAGCGCATTTCAATTTATGACACTGTGTGCAGACTTCGCAGAAGAGTTGGGCCACCATCCGGATTGGTCTAATTCCTGGAATAAGGTATCAGTTAGCCTGAGTACCCATTCAATGAAAGCCTTGACCGAGCTAGATACCACCATGGCAAGTGCCATGGATCAATTCGCTCTGCAGATTGCGGGTCAGTAA